In a single window of the Scyliorhinus canicula chromosome 1, sScyCan1.1, whole genome shotgun sequence genome:
- the si:ch211-170d8.2 gene encoding uncharacterized protein si:ch211-170d8.2 — protein sequence MLRALLLLYLLQLPWALPAHPQQGSPTSSFPPEDEELLYRFLSGGSSSSLEMELREEEPWERGSNKRMGRRETVAGLRHSHCSRSSESWSSAASHSPASLSRHVLYKVTVTTASTEPPWKVFPLWHLMVFMRRFYICCKLGYPCKRIKGYQGRLIGHNERKMEFFLRPEYLNLDVLRAQLHVHIANPDRVVLEAEIRAKRQGITVSKTTRNATWHKHGESELAFDTLFLFKMMKEAHFMDGGGTTEFSLILKCSQDNNPLSCSEHGVSVLRAPFMAIGYI from the exons atgcTTCGAGCCTTGTTGCTGCTGTACCTGCTGCAGCTCCCCTGGGCCCTGCCTGCCCATCCCCAGCAGGGgagccccaccagctccttccctcCCGAGGACGAGGAGCTGCTCTACCGGTTCctcagcggcggcagcagcagcagcctggaGATGGAGCTGAGGGAAGAAGAGCCCTGGGAGAGGGGCAGCAACAAGCGGATGGGCAGGAGGGAGACCGTGGCCGGGCTGAGGCACTCTCACTGCTCCAGGTCGAGTGAGAGCTGGTCATCAGCAGCCAGCCACTCGCCAGCCTCACTCTCCAGGCATGTCCTGTACAAGGTGACTGTCACCAccgcctccaccgagcccccctgGAAGGTCTTCCCACTCTGGCACCTGATGGTCTTCATGAGGCGTTTCTACATCTGTTGCAAACTGGGATACCCGTGTAAGAGGATAAAAGGTTACCAAGGGCGTTTAATTGGGC ATAATGAAAGGAAGATGGAGTTCTTCCTGAGGCCAGAGTATCTGAATCTGGACGTACTCCGAGCTCAGCTGCACGTGCACATTGCCAACCCAGACAGGGTGGTGTTGGAGGCAGAGATAAGGGCAAAAAGGCAGGGCATCACTGTTAGCAAAACCACAAG AAACGCCACCTGGCACAAGCATGGAGAGTCCGAGCTGGCCTTCGATACTCTGTTCCTCTTCAAGATGATGAAGGAGGCACATTTCATGGATGGTGGGGGGACCACTGAGTTCTCCCTGATACTGAAATGCTCTCAGGACAATAATCCTCTGTCGTGCAGTGAGCACGGGGTCAGTGTATTACGTGCACCTTTCATGGCCATTGGTTACATTTAA